The Paenibacillus tianjinensis genome has a window encoding:
- a CDS encoding carbohydrate ABC transporter permease encodes MSASTGNPAAPRKGRLDIWELLIRLVLIIASLACLLPFLHVVSKSLSSDSFVIANKVFLWPEGITIEAYKKIFADASILRSLYISVIVTVLFTILGMVLTICAAYPLSRTQFKGRRVITFIFLFTMYFSGGIIPDYMNINNLGLMDTIWSMVLPLSFSAFNLLIMKTSLTSSIPVSLEESARIDGAGHFRILLSIVLPLSKPIMATLALFYAVGRWNAYQDALFYIKHETDLRPLQLKLYYLVIQASESFQLEATQVSLSNPEVLKASVVVFATLPILCVYPFVQKYFVQGVMLGAVKE; translated from the coding sequence ATGAGCGCATCAACCGGCAACCCTGCCGCACCACGTAAAGGGCGTTTGGACATCTGGGAATTGCTGATCCGCCTCGTTCTAATTATTGCTTCACTAGCGTGCTTGTTGCCGTTTCTGCATGTCGTGTCCAAATCCCTGAGTTCTGACTCCTTTGTCATTGCCAACAAGGTCTTTCTTTGGCCTGAGGGGATCACCATAGAAGCTTACAAGAAAATATTTGCAGATGCCAGCATCCTTCGTTCACTGTACATCTCGGTTATAGTGACCGTATTGTTCACCATTCTGGGGATGGTCCTGACCATCTGCGCCGCGTACCCGCTGTCCAGAACACAGTTTAAAGGCCGTAGGGTAATCACCTTCATCTTCCTGTTCACGATGTACTTTAGTGGAGGTATCATCCCGGACTACATGAACATTAACAATCTGGGACTGATGGATACGATATGGTCAATGGTTTTACCGTTGTCGTTCAGTGCCTTCAATCTGCTGATTATGAAGACTTCTCTAACGAGCAGTATTCCCGTAAGTCTGGAAGAATCTGCGCGGATCGACGGTGCCGGGCATTTCCGAATTCTGCTCAGTATTGTCCTCCCGTTGTCCAAACCGATTATGGCGACACTGGCACTCTTCTATGCGGTTGGACGCTGGAATGCTTATCAGGATGCATTGTTCTACATTAAGCATGAAACGGATCTGCGGCCGCTGCAGCTCAAGCTGTATTATCTGGTCATTCAGGCAAGTGAAAGCTTCCAGCTGGAAGCAACCCAGGTGTCACTCAGTAATCCGGAAGTACTTAAAGCATCAGTCGTTGTGTTTGCCACTCTGCCTATTCTCTGCGTGTATCCCTTTGTTCAGAAATACTTCGTTCAGGGAGTTATGCTCGGAGCAGTCAAGGAGTAA